Proteins from a genomic interval of Halomonas alkaliantarctica:
- a CDS encoding TRAP transporter small permease subunit, whose translation MNAIAKAIDALNEGFGRLIAPLLAVITIIVIYDISMRFLVGRPSDWAFDVTKMLFGAHFMLMAAFALRHHAHVEVDVVKRLLSRRKQAALELLGYLIFFVPFIWLLITYGWAFFERSFSRGETTYGMVSLPVYPIKGVIMVAAVLILLQAVAIVIRATQQLREETA comes from the coding sequence ATGAATGCTATCGCTAAAGCCATAGATGCCCTCAATGAAGGGTTTGGTCGATTGATTGCACCGCTTCTTGCTGTCATCACAATAATCGTCATTTACGACATCTCCATGCGCTTTTTAGTCGGGCGTCCAAGTGATTGGGCGTTTGACGTCACCAAGATGCTTTTCGGTGCTCACTTCATGCTGATGGCCGCCTTTGCTTTACGCCATCATGCCCATGTCGAGGTTGACGTCGTCAAGCGCCTGCTATCGCGTCGCAAGCAGGCAGCTCTTGAGCTTCTCGGCTACCTGATCTTCTTTGTGCCGTTTATTTGGCTGCTGATCACCTATGGCTGGGCGTTCTTCGAGCGCTCCTTTAGCCGTGGCGAAACTACTTACGGCATGGTCTCGCTCCCGGTCTACCCCATCAAAGGGGTGATTATGGTGGCCGCCGTTCTTATTCTGCTACAGGCCGTCGCTATCGTGATCCGCGCCACCCAGCAACTGCGGGAGGAAACCGCATGA
- a CDS encoding TRAP transporter large permease: protein MNLSPELLTLVMFGGLLIGLFMGHPLAFVLGGVAVIGAFLGPGERVLSTIINNIYGNAMDNYVLVAIPLFVLMARFLNDSGVTEKMFESMRLLLANLRGGLALTVVIVSVLLAATTGIVGASIAVMGMIALVPMLKHSYNKELSTGVIMASGCLGILIPPSIMLILMASYSPVSVGALFAGALIPGVMLGAMYALYVLVICYIKPSYGPPVPAEERANVSTRQLVGMLFKYVLPPMALILGVLGSLFVGIATATEASAIGVFIAFMLFLIFGDRKPATCYRALIEASKTTTMVMLVLVGATAFTGVFSRGGGMQIIHEVVIAMPGGTTGALILMLLLVFILGMFLDWTGIVLLCFPIMLPIVAEMGVDVLWFVVMVAVVLQTSFLTPPFGYALFYLKGVAPPGVEMFDLYRAVIPFVALIVLACILMSIFPTLVTGLPSWMMDH from the coding sequence ATGAACTTGAGCCCAGAGCTCCTTACGCTGGTGATGTTCGGTGGGTTGCTTATTGGCCTATTTATGGGCCACCCACTGGCCTTCGTGCTGGGCGGTGTTGCCGTCATCGGCGCCTTTTTAGGCCCCGGTGAGCGCGTACTTAGCACCATCATCAACAATATCTATGGCAATGCCATGGATAACTATGTCCTGGTAGCAATTCCTCTCTTCGTGCTAATGGCGCGCTTCCTCAACGACTCGGGTGTCACAGAGAAGATGTTCGAGTCGATGCGTCTGCTGCTGGCCAATTTACGCGGCGGTTTGGCGCTGACGGTGGTCATCGTTTCAGTACTGCTGGCGGCAACTACTGGCATCGTCGGTGCCTCAATTGCCGTGATGGGAATGATCGCGCTGGTGCCCATGCTTAAGCACTCCTATAACAAGGAACTGAGTACTGGGGTAATTATGGCTAGCGGTTGCTTAGGTATTTTGATTCCACCCAGCATCATGCTGATTCTTATGGCCAGCTATTCGCCGGTCTCGGTAGGAGCTTTGTTTGCCGGCGCCCTGATACCAGGCGTCATGCTCGGTGCGATGTATGCCCTATACGTGCTGGTCATCTGCTATATCAAGCCAAGTTATGGCCCGCCAGTGCCAGCCGAGGAGCGTGCCAATGTGTCCACTCGTCAGCTTGTGGGCATGCTGTTCAAGTACGTATTGCCGCCAATGGCGTTGATCCTGGGTGTACTGGGGTCTTTGTTCGTCGGAATTGCCACCGCCACTGAGGCCTCTGCTATTGGCGTTTTTATCGCTTTTATGCTGTTTCTGATTTTTGGTGACCGCAAGCCTGCTACCTGCTACCGCGCACTGATCGAAGCCAGTAAAACCACCACTATGGTGATGTTGGTACTGGTGGGTGCGACCGCCTTTACCGGTGTTTTCTCACGCGGCGGTGGCATGCAGATCATTCACGAAGTAGTCATAGCCATGCCAGGCGGCACCACCGGGGCTCTAATCCTCATGCTATTACTGGTTTTCATTTTGGGAATGTTCCTCGACTGGACTGGCATCGTGCTGCTGTGCTTCCCGATCATGCTGCCAATCGTGGCTGAGATGGGTGTAGATGTCCTGTGGTTTGTGGTGATGGTCGCCGTAGTGTTACAGACCTCTTTCCTGACGCCGCCATTTGGCTATGCGCTGTTCTATCTCAAAGGCGTCGCACCGCCTGGGGTTGAGATGTTTGACCTCTATCGTGCGGTGATTCCCTTTGTGGCTCTGATCGTGCTGGCTTGCATACTTATGTCCATCTTCCCAACGCTGGTGACTGGCCTGCCCTCATGGATGATGGATCATTAA
- a CDS encoding SDR family oxidoreductase has protein sequence MKVIESLVPRSGLRVLITAGANGIGLAIAQAFQEAGARVHVCDIDEQALAALPEGITYTHADVSQEADVDRLFQDAARLGGLDVVVNNAGIAGPTASIEDIDPESWNRTININLNGQYRVASRATPLLRESQGLLINMASVAGRLGFAYRTPYAASKWAIVGFTKSLACELGPEGVRVNAILPGIVRGPRIEKVIADRAAKRGISYAEMEQENLSKVSMRRMVEPTDIAAMTLFLSAPGGSNISGQALSVCANVETI, from the coding sequence ATGAAAGTTATCGAAAGCTTGGTTCCCCGTTCAGGACTCAGAGTGTTGATTACTGCTGGCGCAAACGGCATCGGTCTGGCTATTGCCCAGGCCTTCCAGGAGGCGGGCGCGCGCGTTCACGTTTGCGATATCGATGAACAGGCGCTGGCTGCACTGCCGGAAGGCATCACCTATACCCACGCCGATGTCAGCCAGGAAGCGGATGTTGACCGGCTGTTTCAGGACGCTGCTCGCTTAGGCGGGCTAGATGTGGTGGTGAACAACGCGGGTATCGCCGGCCCAACCGCGAGCATCGAAGATATCGATCCTGAAAGCTGGAACCGCACTATCAATATCAACCTCAATGGCCAGTACCGGGTAGCTAGCCGAGCAACTCCTTTGCTGCGCGAGAGCCAGGGGCTGCTGATCAATATGGCATCGGTCGCTGGGCGCCTGGGCTTTGCTTATCGCACTCCTTATGCCGCGAGCAAATGGGCGATTGTTGGCTTTACCAAAAGCCTTGCCTGCGAGCTTGGCCCCGAGGGAGTAAGGGTCAACGCCATTCTGCCTGGTATCGTGCGCGGGCCCCGCATTGAGAAAGTCATCGCCGACCGCGCTGCTAAACGTGGCATCAGCTATGCCGAGATGGAGCAGGAGAACCTCTCCAAAGTCTCTATGCGGCGCATGGTTGAACCTACTGACATTGCTGCGATGACGCTGTTTTTGTCCGCACCTGGCGGCTCCAATATCTCGGGCCAAGCGCTAAGCGTGTGTGCAAATGTCGAGACAATCTAA
- a CDS encoding 3-keto-5-aminohexanoate cleavage protein translates to MATQRKVIITCALTGAIHTPSMSPHLPVTPEEIAEAGIAAAEEGAAIIHLHARDPDTGKPTQDPAVFERILPRIKAASDAVINLTTGGSPHMSVEERMRPAMEFKPELASMNMGSINFGLFPMLNRYKSFQHQWETEHLENSRDLVFKNTFADIEKAMTLGAANGTRFECECYDIGHLYSLRHMMDRGFIGGRVFVQSVFGILGGIGPHPEDVIHMRRTADRLFGDSYEWSVLGAGSNQMRIAAQSAAMGGHVRVGLEDSLWLSPGQLAESNASQVTKVRKILEGLSLEIATPDEAREMLQLKGASNVGF, encoded by the coding sequence ATGGCTACCCAACGAAAGGTCATCATCACCTGTGCTTTAACCGGCGCCATTCATACCCCGTCTATGTCGCCGCACCTGCCGGTAACGCCGGAAGAAATTGCTGAAGCAGGGATCGCTGCCGCTGAGGAAGGCGCTGCCATTATTCACCTGCATGCACGCGACCCGGATACCGGCAAGCCCACCCAAGATCCCGCTGTCTTTGAGCGCATCTTGCCTCGCATTAAGGCTGCTAGCGACGCCGTCATTAATCTCACCACCGGCGGCAGCCCGCACATGAGTGTGGAAGAGCGTATGCGGCCAGCCATGGAGTTCAAGCCCGAGCTTGCCTCGATGAATATGGGGTCGATCAACTTTGGCCTGTTTCCCATGCTTAACCGCTACAAGAGCTTTCAGCACCAGTGGGAAACAGAACACCTTGAGAACAGTCGCGACCTGGTATTTAAGAACACCTTTGCTGATATCGAAAAGGCCATGACGCTGGGCGCGGCGAATGGTACTCGCTTTGAGTGCGAGTGCTATGACATCGGTCACCTCTACAGCCTTCGTCATATGATGGATCGCGGCTTTATAGGAGGACGTGTTTTCGTGCAGAGCGTGTTCGGTATTTTAGGTGGCATCGGGCCGCATCCCGAGGATGTTATTCACATGCGTCGCACAGCTGACCGGTTGTTCGGAGACAGCTACGAGTGGTCTGTACTTGGCGCAGGCAGTAACCAGATGCGCATTGCCGCGCAGTCTGCTGCGATGGGTGGGCATGTGCGTGTCGGTCTTGAAGACTCGCTATGGCTCTCGCCTGGCCAACTCGCCGAGAGCAATGCAAGCCAGGTGACCAAGGTACGTAAAATTCTCGAAGGTCTCTCCTTGGAGATAGCGACCCCCGACGAAGCGCGTGAAATGCTGCAACTAAAAGGCGCCAGCAACGTCGGCTTTTAA